Proteins found in one Parcubacteria group bacterium CG10_big_fil_rev_8_21_14_0_10_36_14 genomic segment:
- the lon gene encoding endopeptidase La, which translates to MTKQKSVFPAVFINANFIPVDQLQRAIFFETNVNIATFKAVLKSGLDLGNNNVLSDFHTRFVLIPTYDEKDPTKNLETFDGLGVKVKLMSCKKEGSKYQCAFITERKVHIKSFTSSVAPFFVNVEYYNLYGVDSLLVGRLLRDCKEILEKLVRLGKIENQIIKEVSQASNVHTMVDIMIYELVKSNILSSKEQRELFNEFSALKLLEKIYECFSNTLVELEVDEKIDGKVKDSIIESQRQYHLMQKKRQVLDELRKTTGADEEDDTEELARRIELADMPIGVEKVAQRELERYSQMPKGMMEANVSRDYIIMLCDYPWNKKTEDIIDLKLAKEILDRDHYGLEKLKRRVIEFLAIFKLNPKKRGMILCFDGPPGTGKTSIAKGIAEAIGRKFVRISLGGIRDEAAIRGHRRTYVGTMAGRIVKAMIEAGVNNPVFDLDEIDKLTQDNNKGDPASALLEVLDPEQNYAFFDNYFGPEIPIDLSNVIFICTSNYRDRIPATLRDRLEFLNFDGYIGSEKFHIAERHLIPKQIKEHGLEDYGVEFSEAAVKKIIRQYIREAGVRELERTLADVLRNRAVLIAQGKSFEKVIQAEELSIILGPEIFEVTDRIHVDGPGVVTGLAWTPYGGTTLTIEALRLPILHKGAGSRLMITGKLGKVMTESVRVAATTAFKCATTAYLESQGMDPEYLDKYDFHVSCDEYGIGKEGPSAGTAITLCLLSIILDKKVRDDLALTGEINLRGQLLPVGGIKQKVLAAYRSGYTQVIIPKWNEKDLVDIPERVRQNLNIKTLSRIEEVAEFAFSE; encoded by the coding sequence ATGACGAAGCAAAAGTCTGTTTTCCCTGCTGTTTTTATTAATGCCAATTTTATTCCTGTGGATCAATTGCAAAGAGCAATATTTTTTGAAACCAATGTGAATATTGCGACTTTTAAGGCAGTATTAAAAAGTGGCTTAGACTTGGGAAATAACAATGTATTAAGCGATTTTCATACAAGGTTTGTCTTAATTCCGACTTATGATGAAAAAGATCCTACTAAAAATTTGGAAACCTTTGATGGATTGGGCGTAAAAGTCAAGCTTATGTCGTGTAAAAAAGAAGGGTCAAAATATCAGTGCGCTTTTATTACAGAAAGAAAGGTACATATTAAAAGCTTCACCAGTTCAGTCGCGCCTTTTTTTGTAAACGTAGAGTATTACAATTTGTATGGTGTTGATTCGCTTTTGGTGGGACGGCTACTTCGTGACTGTAAGGAAATCTTGGAAAAGCTTGTAAGATTAGGAAAAATAGAAAATCAAATTATCAAAGAAGTCAGCCAAGCGAGTAACGTCCATACTATGGTAGACATTATGATTTATGAGCTTGTGAAGTCAAATATTTTGAGTTCAAAAGAACAGCGAGAACTATTCAATGAATTTAGTGCGCTCAAGCTTCTTGAAAAGATATACGAGTGTTTTTCTAATACTCTCGTTGAATTAGAAGTAGATGAAAAAATTGACGGCAAAGTTAAAGACAGTATTATTGAAAGCCAACGACAGTATCATTTAATGCAGAAAAAAAGGCAGGTTTTGGATGAATTGAGGAAAACGACCGGTGCAGATGAAGAGGATGATACGGAAGAACTTGCCCGGCGCATTGAACTGGCTGATATGCCTATTGGGGTAGAGAAAGTTGCCCAGCGCGAACTTGAACGTTATAGTCAAATGCCGAAGGGTATGATGGAGGCTAACGTTTCGCGTGATTATATCATTATGCTTTGTGATTATCCTTGGAATAAAAAGACAGAAGATATTATTGATCTAAAATTGGCAAAGGAAATTTTAGATAGAGATCATTATGGTTTGGAAAAGCTCAAGCGGCGAGTTATCGAATTTTTGGCAATTTTTAAGCTTAATCCTAAAAAGCGTGGAATGATTCTCTGTTTTGACGGACCTCCGGGAACAGGCAAGACATCAATTGCCAAGGGCATTGCTGAAGCGATTGGCAGAAAGTTTGTCAGAATTAGTTTGGGTGGAATTCGTGATGAAGCGGCAATCCGTGGGCATCGTCGAACTTATGTTGGCACAATGGCCGGACGGATTGTAAAGGCAATGATTGAGGCTGGCGTTAATAATCCAGTTTTTGACTTAGATGAGATTGATAAGCTGACGCAAGATAATAACAAGGGCGATCCGGCTTCTGCGCTTTTGGAAGTTTTGGATCCGGAACAAAATTATGCTTTTTTTGACAATTATTTTGGACCAGAGATCCCTATTGACTTGTCTAATGTAATTTTCATTTGCACATCAAATTATAGGGATAGAATTCCTGCTACTTTGCGCGATAGACTTGAATTTTTGAATTTTGACGGTTATATCGGCAGTGAGAAGTTTCATATTGCAGAGCGCCACCTTATTCCAAAGCAAATAAAAGAGCATGGACTTGAAGATTATGGAGTTGAATTTTCTGAAGCGGCAGTCAAGAAGATTATTAGGCAATATATCCGTGAAGCAGGTGTTCGCGAGCTAGAAAGAACGCTTGCCGATGTTTTGCGAAATCGAGCTGTTCTTATTGCTCAAGGCAAATCGTTTGAAAAAGTCATTCAGGCGGAAGAACTGTCAATTATTCTTGGTCCAGAAATATTTGAGGTTACAGACAGAATTCATGTTGATGGTCCCGGGGTTGTGACCGGTCTTGCCTGGACACCTTATGGTGGGACAACTTTGACAATAGAGGCACTGAGACTACCGATTTTGCACAAAGGTGCGGGCAGTAGACTTATGATTACAGGGAAGCTCGGAAAAGTAATGACCGAGTCGGTCCGAGTTGCTGCTACGACAGCTTTTAAGTGTGCTACAACTGCATATCTGGAGTCTCAAGGAATGGATCCAGAATACCTTGATAAGTATGATTTTCATGTCAGCTGTGATGAATATGGTATTGGCAAAGAAGGGCCTTCTGCCGGAACAGCAATCACTCTTTGTTTATTGTCCATTATTCTTGATAAGAAGGTACGTGACGATTTGGCACTTACCGGCGAAATCAATTTACGTGGACAGCTTCTGCCTGTTGGCGGAATCAAGCAAAAGGTTCTGGCGGCTTATCGCTCCGGATATACTCAAGTTATTATTCCCAAGTGGAATGAAAAAGATTTGGTTGATATTCCAGAAAGAGTCCGCCAAAATCTCAATATCAAAACTTTAAGCAGAATTGAGGAAGTTGCAGAGTTCGCTTTTAGCGAATAA